The Agromyces marinus genome window below encodes:
- a CDS encoding DUF3710 domain-containing protein codes for MSDIENVGDVPIDHPKSAPEDRATNGPLDESEANPVRPYVDLGGVKVLPRDGLHLRLEVEENTKRVVAVGLDYAKSTLQVQPFAAPRSSGLWHEIRDQIADQIARQGGTTQVREGTFGPELLAQIPVTTAEGQAGQMRLARFIGVDGPRWFLRGVIAGEAAADPVAAAKVEDLFRSIVVVRGNTPMPPRDLIPLRMPASSTGGQPA; via the coding sequence GTGAGCGACATCGAGAACGTCGGCGACGTGCCGATCGACCACCCCAAGTCCGCGCCCGAGGACCGGGCCACCAACGGCCCGCTCGACGAGTCGGAGGCCAACCCGGTCCGCCCATACGTCGACCTCGGCGGCGTCAAGGTGCTGCCGCGCGACGGGCTCCACCTGCGCCTCGAGGTCGAGGAGAACACGAAGCGGGTCGTGGCGGTGGGCCTCGACTACGCCAAGTCGACGCTGCAGGTCCAGCCTTTCGCGGCCCCGCGATCCAGCGGCCTGTGGCACGAGATCCGCGACCAGATCGCCGACCAGATCGCGCGACAGGGCGGCACGACCCAGGTCCGTGAGGGAACGTTCGGTCCCGAACTGCTCGCGCAGATCCCGGTGACCACGGCCGAGGGGCAGGCGGGCCAGATGCGCCTGGCCCGGTTCATCGGCGTCGACGGCCCGCGCTGGTTCCTCCGTGGCGTGATCGCCGGCGAGGCTGCGGCAGACCCGGTCGCCGCCGCCAAGGTCGAGGACCTCTTCCGCTCGATCGTCGTCGTGCGCGGAAACACCCCCATGCCGCCGCGCGACCTGATCCCGCTGCGCATGCCGGCCTCGTCGACGGGTGGTCAGCCCGCGTGA
- a CDS encoding aconitate hydratase, whose protein sequence is MSAVNSFGAKDTLQVGEQAYEIYRIDTVAGSEKLPFSLKVLLENLLRTEDGANVTKEQIEALGSWNPAAEPDTEIQFTPARVVMQDFTGVPCIVDLATMREAVTALGGDPKRINPLSPAEMVIDHSVIADLFGTENALERNVEIEYERNGERYQFLRWGQTAFDDFKVVPPGTGIVHQVNIEHLAKVIYDRQVDGVLRAYPDTCVGTDSHTTMVNGLGVLGWGVGGIEAEAAMLGQPVSMLIPRVVGFKLSGEIPAGVTATDVVLTITDMLRKHGVVGKFVEFYGAGVASVPLANRATIGNMSPEFGSTAAIFPIDDVTLDYLRLTGRDEQAVALVEQYAKAQSLWHDAASEPEYSEYLELDLSTVVPSIAGPKRPQDRILLSEAKEQFNADLTNYADADHDLVDLTISESFPASDPPGFTPEDEHNHHEHHHHSHAPHSVSRPTAVTTADGASYTLNHGSVALAAITSCTNTSNPSVMIAAGLLAKKALDKGLTSKPWVKTTLGPGSKVVTDYYEKSGLDKALEGLGFFTVGYGCTICIGNSGPLIEEVSAAINENDLAVTAVLSGNRNFEGRISPDVKMNYLASPPLVVAYALAGSMNFDFEKDPLGTGSDGAEVFLHDIWPAPEEVQEIIDSSISREQFIKQYATVFDGDERWKNLPTPTGPIFEWDDASTYVRKAPYFDGMSMELTPVSDISGARVMATLGDSVTTDHISPAGNIKAGTPAAQYLTEHGVGQRDFNSYGSRRGNHEVMIRGTFANIRLKNELVAAVNDGQIIEGGFTRDFTQDGGPQSFIYDACTNYQAQGTPLVVFGGKEYGSGSSRDWAAKGTSLLGVRAVITESFERIHRSNLIGMGVVPLQFPAGESWKSMGLDGTEIVSITGLEQLNEGVTPKTVRVVAEPSEFSAEGKQTVEFDAVVRIDTPGEADYYRNGGILQYVLRSLV, encoded by the coding sequence GTGTCTGCAGTGAACAGTTTCGGGGCGAAGGACACGCTCCAGGTCGGAGAGCAGGCCTACGAGATCTACCGGATCGACACGGTCGCCGGCTCCGAGAAGCTCCCGTTCAGCCTGAAGGTCCTCCTCGAGAACCTGCTCCGCACCGAGGATGGCGCGAACGTCACCAAGGAGCAGATCGAGGCGCTCGGCTCGTGGAACCCGGCGGCCGAGCCCGACACCGAGATCCAGTTCACCCCTGCGCGCGTGGTCATGCAGGACTTCACCGGCGTGCCCTGCATCGTCGACCTGGCCACCATGCGCGAGGCCGTCACGGCCCTCGGCGGCGACCCGAAGCGGATCAACCCGCTCTCGCCCGCCGAGATGGTCATCGACCACTCGGTCATCGCCGACCTGTTCGGCACCGAGAACGCGCTCGAGCGCAACGTCGAGATCGAGTACGAGCGCAACGGCGAGCGCTACCAGTTCCTCCGCTGGGGTCAGACCGCGTTCGACGACTTCAAGGTCGTCCCGCCCGGCACGGGCATCGTCCACCAGGTCAACATCGAGCACCTGGCCAAGGTCATCTACGACCGCCAGGTCGACGGCGTCCTTCGCGCCTACCCCGACACGTGCGTGGGAACCGACTCCCACACCACGATGGTCAACGGGCTCGGCGTCCTCGGCTGGGGCGTCGGCGGCATCGAGGCCGAGGCCGCGATGCTCGGCCAGCCCGTCTCGATGCTCATCCCGCGTGTCGTCGGCTTCAAGCTGAGCGGCGAGATCCCCGCAGGCGTCACCGCGACCGACGTCGTCCTCACGATCACCGACATGCTGCGCAAGCACGGAGTCGTCGGCAAGTTCGTCGAGTTCTACGGCGCCGGCGTCGCATCGGTGCCGCTCGCGAACCGCGCGACCATCGGCAACATGAGCCCCGAGTTCGGCTCGACCGCCGCGATCTTCCCCATCGACGACGTCACGCTCGACTACCTGCGCCTGACCGGTCGCGACGAGCAGGCCGTCGCCCTCGTCGAGCAGTACGCCAAGGCGCAGTCGCTCTGGCACGACGCTGCCAGCGAGCCCGAGTACAGCGAGTACCTCGAACTCGACCTGTCCACGGTCGTGCCCTCGATCGCCGGCCCGAAGCGTCCTCAGGACCGCATCCTGCTGTCCGAGGCCAAGGAGCAGTTCAACGCCGACCTCACCAACTACGCCGACGCCGACCACGACCTGGTCGACCTGACGATCTCCGAGTCGTTCCCGGCATCCGACCCGCCCGGGTTCACGCCCGAGGACGAGCACAACCACCACGAGCACCACCACCACTCGCACGCGCCGCACTCGGTCTCCAGGCCGACCGCGGTGACCACGGCCGACGGGGCCTCGTACACGCTGAACCACGGCTCGGTCGCGCTCGCGGCCATCACCTCGTGCACGAACACGTCGAACCCCTCGGTCATGATCGCAGCGGGCCTGCTCGCCAAGAAGGCGCTCGACAAGGGCCTGACGTCCAAGCCCTGGGTCAAGACCACCCTCGGCCCGGGCTCGAAGGTCGTCACCGACTACTACGAGAAGTCCGGTCTCGACAAGGCGCTCGAGGGCCTCGGCTTCTTCACCGTCGGGTACGGCTGCACGATCTGCATCGGCAACTCCGGGCCGCTCATCGAAGAGGTCTCCGCCGCCATCAACGAGAACGACCTCGCCGTCACGGCGGTGCTCTCGGGCAACCGCAACTTCGAGGGCCGGATCAGCCCCGATGTGAAGATGAACTACCTGGCATCGCCGCCCCTCGTGGTGGCGTACGCCCTCGCCGGCTCGATGAACTTCGACTTCGAGAAGGACCCGCTGGGCACGGGATCGGACGGCGCCGAGGTGTTCCTGCACGACATCTGGCCCGCGCCCGAAGAGGTCCAGGAGATCATCGACTCCTCGATCTCGCGCGAGCAGTTCATCAAGCAGTACGCGACCGTCTTCGACGGCGACGAGCGCTGGAAGAACCTGCCGACGCCGACCGGCCCGATCTTCGAGTGGGACGACGCCTCGACCTACGTGCGCAAGGCCCCGTACTTCGACGGCATGTCGATGGAGCTCACCCCGGTCTCCGACATCAGCGGCGCGCGGGTCATGGCGACGCTCGGCGACTCGGTCACGACCGACCACATCAGCCCCGCCGGCAACATCAAGGCCGGCACGCCCGCGGCCCAGTACCTCACCGAGCACGGCGTCGGGCAGCGCGACTTCAACTCCTACGGCTCGCGGCGCGGCAACCACGAGGTCATGATCCGCGGCACGTTCGCGAACATCCGGCTCAAGAACGAGCTCGTCGCCGCGGTCAACGACGGCCAGATCATCGAGGGCGGGTTCACGCGCGACTTCACGCAGGACGGCGGCCCGCAGTCGTTCATCTACGACGCGTGCACGAACTACCAGGCCCAGGGCACCCCGCTCGTCGTCTTCGGCGGCAAGGAGTACGGTTCCGGTTCGTCGCGCGACTGGGCGGCGAAGGGCACCAGCCTGCTCGGCGTCAGGGCGGTCATCACCGAGAGCTTCGAGCGGATCCACCGTTCGAACCTCATCGGCATGGGCGTCGTGCCCCTGCAGTTCCCGGCCGGCGAGAGCTGGAAGTCCATGGGACTCGACGGCACCGAGATCGTGTCGATCACGGGTCTCGAGCAGCTCAACGAGGGCGTCACGCCGAAGACCGTCCGGGTCGTCGCCGAGCCCAGCGAGTTCTCGGCGGAGGGCAAGCAGACGGTCGAGTTCGACGCGGTCGTCCGCATCGACACGCCTGGTGAGGCCGACTACTACCGCAACGGCGGAATCCTGCAGTACGTGCTGCGCAGCCTGGTCTGA
- a CDS encoding ribonuclease D, whose product MADVFHVIDSRNAYDDAVAALAGGVGPVAVDAERASGFRYSQRAYLIQVFRREAGTFLFDPTGIDDFTSLHDAIRDEEWVLHAASQDLACLREVGLDPVGIFDTELAARLLGMPRVGLATVVEELLGIRLAKEHSAADWSTRPLPQSWLKYAALDVELLVDVRDRLAERLDEAGKAEIARQEFEATVHREAKPPAAEPWRRLSGIHALRSPRNLSVARALWQARDALAAETDVAPGRLVPDASLLAVAKALPESKRALADLKAFNGRASRTELDRWWAAIEAARTADPPATRVPSDAPPPPRAWAARNPEADARLRLAKASVVEAAEALGMPVENLLTPDHLRRLAWTPPEEDGPDAIGQALLDLGARAWQVEATSQRIAVAFVQATQSLEDAAHEHS is encoded by the coding sequence TGCCGTCGCGGCGCTCGCGGGCGGCGTCGGCCCGGTCGCCGTCGACGCGGAGCGGGCGAGCGGGTTCCGGTACTCGCAGCGCGCCTACCTGATCCAGGTGTTCCGGCGCGAGGCCGGCACGTTCCTGTTCGACCCCACCGGAATCGACGACTTCACGAGCCTCCACGACGCGATCCGCGACGAGGAATGGGTCCTGCACGCGGCGAGCCAGGACCTCGCGTGCCTGCGCGAGGTCGGGCTCGACCCGGTCGGGATCTTCGACACGGAACTCGCGGCTCGCCTGCTCGGGATGCCGCGCGTCGGGCTCGCGACCGTGGTCGAGGAACTGCTCGGCATCCGCCTGGCGAAGGAGCACTCCGCGGCCGACTGGTCGACGCGGCCACTGCCCCAGTCGTGGTTGAAGTACGCCGCACTCGACGTCGAGCTCCTCGTCGACGTGCGCGACCGGCTTGCGGAACGCCTCGACGAGGCGGGCAAGGCCGAGATCGCCCGACAGGAGTTCGAGGCGACCGTGCACCGTGAGGCCAAGCCTCCCGCGGCAGAGCCGTGGCGGCGCCTGAGCGGCATCCACGCCCTGCGTTCGCCCCGCAACCTCTCCGTCGCGCGTGCGCTCTGGCAGGCGCGCGACGCCCTGGCGGCCGAGACGGATGTCGCGCCCGGACGCCTCGTGCCCGATGCGTCGCTGCTCGCGGTCGCGAAGGCGCTGCCCGAGTCCAAGCGCGCACTCGCGGACCTCAAGGCGTTCAACGGCCGCGCGAGCCGCACCGAACTCGATCGCTGGTGGGCGGCCATCGAAGCCGCGCGGACGGCCGATCCGCCCGCGACGCGGGTGCCGAGCGATGCTCCTCCGCCGCCACGCGCGTGGGCTGCGCGCAATCCGGAGGCCGACGCGCGACTGCGCCTCGCGAAGGCCTCGGTCGTCGAGGCGGCCGAGGCGTTGGGCATGCCGGTCGAGAACCTGCTCACGCCCGACCACCTGCGCCGGCTCGCGTGGACTCCGCCGGAGGAGGACGGGCCCGACGCGATCGGGCAGGCGCTCCTCGATCTCGGGGCACGGGCGTGGCAGGTTGAGGCAACCTCACAGAGAATCGCCGTGGCGTTTGTACAGGCGACACAATCGCTCGAAGACGCCGCGCACGAGCATTCGTAG
- a CDS encoding DUF3159 domain-containing protein: protein MSRDDSADLDPAAGTEAGDEPEADAAAGEFGRQMAAAAEKSGLGRIARDETLTPSDLIGALGGIRGLAEAILPGLVFLVGFTFTRELVWALGASVGLAVLFTVARLVARSQPTQAIAGLIGVGASAALSLWTGRAEDNYVIGFYTNAVYAVAIVVSLLVRWPLVGLIVGFLMGDGTAWRGERRKYRAMQLLTFVWLGMFVARLAVQVPFYFAGNVEALGATRLLMGVPLYALLLVFSWLVVRVVYPAKPAAE, encoded by the coding sequence GTGAGCCGGGACGATTCCGCGGACCTGGATCCGGCGGCGGGCACCGAAGCGGGCGACGAACCCGAAGCGGATGCCGCCGCGGGCGAGTTCGGCCGACAGATGGCGGCCGCCGCGGAGAAGTCCGGCCTCGGCCGGATCGCACGCGACGAGACGCTGACGCCATCCGACCTGATCGGCGCGCTCGGCGGCATCCGCGGACTCGCCGAGGCGATCCTGCCCGGCCTGGTCTTCCTGGTCGGGTTCACGTTCACGCGCGAACTGGTCTGGGCGCTCGGCGCATCCGTCGGGCTCGCCGTGCTGTTCACGGTCGCCAGGCTCGTCGCGCGAAGCCAGCCGACCCAGGCGATCGCGGGGCTCATCGGCGTCGGGGCGTCCGCCGCCCTGTCGCTCTGGACGGGACGCGCCGAGGACAACTACGTCATCGGCTTCTACACGAACGCCGTGTACGCCGTCGCCATCGTCGTCTCGCTGCTGGTGCGGTGGCCGCTGGTCGGACTGATCGTCGGCTTCCTGATGGGAGACGGCACCGCCTGGCGCGGCGAGCGGCGCAAGTATCGCGCGATGCAGCTGCTCACGTTCGTGTGGCTCGGCATGTTCGTCGCACGCCTCGCGGTGCAGGTGCCGTTCTACTTCGCGGGCAACGTCGAGGCGCTCGGCGCGACCCGGTTGCTCATGGGCGTTCCGCTGTATGCGCTGCTGCTCGTGTTCTCGTGGCTCGTCGTGCGCGTCGTGTACCCGGCGAAGCCTGCCGCCGAGTGA
- a CDS encoding thiolase family protein, protein MAERADVVFVDGVRTPFGKAGDKGMYWNTRADDLVVKAIVGLLERNPNAPKDQIDDVAIAATTQTGDQGLTIGRSAAILAGLPKSVPGFAIDRMCAGAMTSVAMLAGSIGYGQYRLAIGGGVEHMGHHPMGSGVDPNPRFVAEKMVSEDALVMGATAERIHDRFPHLTKERADRYALGSQQKTAAAYEAGKIQQDLVPVAIRSGEGWGLATRDEVMRPETTMEGLAGLKTPFRPHGRVTAGNASGLNDGATAALLASGDAAKEFGLNVKMKLVSYAFAGVDPAIMGIGPVPATEKSLRIAGLTMDDIGLLEVNEAFAVQVLSLLDHYGIEDDDPRVNPWGGAIAVGHPLASSGVRLMNQLASQFAERPDVRYGLTTMCVGLGQGGTMIWENPNYSRKAAKKA, encoded by the coding sequence GTGGCTGAACGAGCTGACGTCGTGTTCGTCGATGGGGTCCGTACCCCCTTCGGCAAGGCCGGCGACAAGGGAATGTACTGGAACACCCGGGCCGACGACCTGGTGGTGAAGGCGATCGTCGGACTCCTCGAGCGCAACCCGAACGCGCCGAAGGACCAGATCGACGACGTGGCCATCGCGGCCACGACGCAGACGGGCGACCAGGGACTCACGATCGGCCGGAGCGCCGCGATCCTCGCGGGCCTGCCGAAATCGGTCCCCGGGTTCGCGATCGACCGCATGTGCGCGGGCGCCATGACCTCCGTTGCGATGCTCGCCGGATCCATCGGGTACGGCCAGTACCGCCTCGCGATCGGCGGCGGCGTCGAGCACATGGGCCACCACCCGATGGGCTCGGGCGTCGACCCCAACCCGCGCTTCGTGGCCGAGAAGATGGTCTCCGAGGACGCCCTCGTCATGGGTGCGACCGCCGAGCGCATCCACGACCGCTTCCCGCACCTGACCAAGGAGCGCGCCGACCGGTACGCCCTCGGCAGCCAGCAGAAGACGGCTGCCGCATACGAGGCGGGCAAGATCCAGCAGGACCTGGTCCCGGTCGCGATCCGCAGCGGTGAGGGCTGGGGGCTCGCGACCCGCGACGAGGTCATGCGCCCCGAGACGACGATGGAGGGCCTCGCAGGCCTCAAGACCCCGTTCCGTCCGCACGGCCGCGTGACCGCGGGCAACGCCTCGGGCCTGAACGACGGCGCGACCGCGGCGCTCCTCGCCAGCGGCGACGCCGCGAAGGAGTTCGGCCTGAACGTGAAGATGAAGCTCGTCAGCTACGCCTTCGCGGGCGTCGACCCGGCCATCATGGGCATCGGCCCGGTGCCGGCGACCGAGAAGTCGCTGCGCATCGCCGGCCTGACGATGGACGACATCGGCCTGCTCGAGGTCAACGAGGCGTTCGCCGTTCAGGTGCTGTCGCTCCTCGACCACTACGGCATCGAAGACGACGACCCCCGCGTGAACCCGTGGGGCGGGGCGATCGCGGTCGGCCACCCGCTGGCCTCGTCGGGCGTGCGACTGATGAACCAGCTCGCGAGCCAGTTCGCCGAGCGCCCCGACGTGCGCTACGGCCTCACGACCATGTGCGTCGGCCTCGGCCAGGGCGGCACGATGATCTGGGAGAACCCGAACTACTCGCGCAAGGCTGCGAAGAAGGCCTGA
- the dxs gene encoding 1-deoxy-D-xylulose-5-phosphate synthase, which produces MTLLDTIRGPRDLDRLSEEQVVELAREIREFLVADVSKTGGHLGPNLGVVELTIAIHRVFDSPRDPIIFDTGHQSYVHKLLTGRQDFSTLRQTGGLAGYPQRSESEHDVVESSHASSSLSWADGISKAFEMTGQGDRHVVAVVGDGALTGGMTWEALNNISDDNTRNLVVVVNDNGRSYAPTIGGMARFLNSVRTKQSYRSLHLKSRSAFDRLGSPGRAIYRGVRGGLHGFLSRVSGNEALYSNLDIKYIGPIDGHDERALEEALRQAKDYGAPVIVHTITEKGRGYEPARRDAADQFHAVGQIDPETGESLEIASAPSWTGVFADELVSLAERDERIVGITAAMLRPTGLHRMAERFPERVFDVGIAEQHAVTSAAGLAFGGLHPVVAVYATFMNRAFDQLLMDVALHDAGVTFVLDRAGVTGPDGPSHHGVWDLSILQVVPGIRIAAPRDSVRLAEELGEAVAISDGPTVLRFPKGAVGTEYDAVRRLDDGVDVLVESERRDVLLVTVGPMAGIGLEVARRLEAQGIGATVVDPRWVVPVPESLVSLAGDYRIVVSIEDGVRVGGIGTRIRQDLREAGVDTAVTEIGLPDEFLDHGSRGDILERVGMTPQHIARDVTAMVLGSKLPHARNAGAPLSTDTGAHPRV; this is translated from the coding sequence ATGACGCTGCTCGACACGATCCGCGGACCGCGGGACCTCGACAGGCTCTCGGAGGAGCAGGTCGTGGAGCTGGCCCGGGAGATCCGCGAGTTCCTCGTCGCGGACGTGTCCAAGACCGGCGGGCACCTCGGGCCGAACCTCGGTGTCGTCGAACTGACCATCGCCATCCACCGGGTGTTCGACTCGCCGCGCGACCCGATCATCTTCGACACGGGTCACCAGTCCTACGTCCACAAGCTCCTGACGGGGCGCCAGGACTTCTCCACCCTTCGCCAGACCGGCGGACTCGCAGGCTATCCGCAGCGATCCGAGTCCGAGCACGACGTGGTCGAGAGTTCTCATGCGTCGAGCTCGCTCTCCTGGGCGGACGGGATCTCGAAGGCGTTCGAGATGACGGGGCAGGGCGACCGGCACGTCGTGGCCGTCGTCGGAGACGGGGCGTTGACGGGCGGCATGACGTGGGAGGCGCTGAACAACATCTCCGACGACAACACCCGCAACCTCGTGGTGGTCGTCAACGACAACGGCAGGTCGTACGCCCCGACGATCGGCGGCATGGCTCGATTCCTCAACTCCGTGCGCACCAAGCAGTCGTACCGTTCGCTGCACCTGAAGAGCCGGAGCGCGTTCGATCGGCTCGGCTCGCCCGGACGTGCGATCTACCGCGGCGTGCGCGGGGGTCTGCACGGGTTCCTCAGCCGGGTCTCCGGGAACGAGGCGCTCTACTCGAACCTCGACATCAAGTACATCGGCCCGATCGACGGCCACGACGAGCGAGCGCTCGAGGAGGCGCTCCGTCAGGCGAAGGACTACGGCGCCCCGGTCATCGTGCACACGATCACCGAGAAGGGCCGGGGGTACGAGCCGGCACGTCGTGATGCCGCCGACCAGTTCCACGCCGTCGGCCAGATCGACCCGGAGACGGGCGAATCGCTCGAGATCGCATCGGCCCCGTCGTGGACGGGCGTCTTCGCCGACGAACTGGTGAGCCTGGCGGAGCGCGACGAGCGGATCGTGGGCATCACTGCGGCGATGCTCAGGCCGACGGGGCTGCACCGCATGGCGGAGCGGTTCCCCGAGCGGGTGTTCGACGTCGGCATCGCCGAGCAGCACGCGGTGACGAGCGCGGCCGGACTCGCGTTCGGCGGACTCCACCCGGTGGTCGCGGTCTATGCGACCTTCATGAACCGCGCGTTCGACCAGTTGCTCATGGACGTCGCCCTGCACGATGCGGGCGTCACCTTCGTGCTCGACCGGGCGGGCGTGACCGGACCGGACGGTCCGAGCCACCACGGCGTCTGGGACCTCTCCATCCTGCAGGTCGTCCCCGGGATCCGCATCGCTGCTCCTCGCGACTCCGTCCGCCTGGCGGAGGAGCTCGGGGAGGCGGTCGCGATCTCCGACGGCCCGACCGTGCTCCGCTTCCCCAAGGGCGCCGTCGGGACCGAGTACGACGCGGTTCGCCGACTCGACGACGGGGTCGACGTGCTCGTCGAGTCCGAGCGCCGCGACGTCCTGCTCGTCACGGTCGGCCCGATGGCGGGGATCGGGCTCGAGGTCGCTCGCCGGCTCGAGGCACAGGGGATCGGTGCCACCGTGGTGGACCCCCGCTGGGTCGTTCCCGTGCCGGAGAGCCTCGTGTCGCTCGCCGGCGACTACCGCATCGTGGTGAGCATCGAGGACGGCGTCCGCGTCGGCGGCATCGGGACGCGGATCCGCCAGGACCTCCGGGAGGCCGGGGTCGACACCGCGGTGACCGAGATCGGCCTGCCCGACGAGTTCCTCGACCACGGATCGCGCGGCGACATCCTCGAGCGGGTCGGCATGACCCCGCAGCACATCGCGCGGGACGTCACGGCGATGGTGCTCGGAAGCAAGCTGCCGCATGCTCGGAACGCCGGCGCACCCCTCTCGACCGACACCGGCGCGCACCCCCGCGTCTGA
- a CDS encoding 3-hydroxyacyl-CoA dehydrogenase NAD-binding domain-containing protein, translated as MTDYTKIDFTELAGMFDDEVVTHSYVRDVPLSDGRTLALVTLDNGRDHTRPNTLGPNTLLEYAATLDALTARAAAGEIHAVAVTGKPFILAAGADLSKVSLLPSREAALRIAQLGHHALGKLASVGVPSFAFINGLALGGGVEIGLHADYRTVDASLPALALPEVFLGMIPGWGGATLLPNLIGIENALKIVVENPLKQNRTIKAPDVLELGIADVMFPSVNYLEDSIRWADDVISGRVKVKRPNEPGKVERLVKWDAAIGIAKKMLQSRIGTVPKSPYAALDLLKAAKSGTREEGFAREDEMLADLVSGDQFHASMYSFNLVQKRAKRPAGAPDKALAKKVTKVGVLGAGYMASQFALLFVRRLQVPVIITDLDQERVDKGVAYIAGEIDALHGKGRISSDEANRLKALVRGTTDKAEFADCDWVIEAVFEELAIKQDVFAEIEKIVSPEAVLATNTSSLSVEQIGAKLANPERVVGFHFFTPVAVMPLIEVVKTTKTDDATLSTAMVTAAKLKKNAVITADTPGFVVNRLLAVLLGEAMRAVDEGTSFETVDQAMAPLGLPMSPSALLDLVGLKVGAHVLDTHHAAFPDRFYRSENLHALADHGTLLEKDDKGKVKGFDKGALKIVAGGTNPSSPDEILTRLQDGLARETRLMLDGEVVAAAEDIDLCMILGAGFPFQMGGLTPYLDRVGASERVFGATFHDPRVEGVEG; from the coding sequence ATGACCGACTACACGAAGATCGATTTCACCGAACTCGCGGGCATGTTCGACGACGAGGTCGTCACGCACTCCTACGTGCGCGACGTCCCGCTCTCCGACGGCCGCACGCTCGCGCTCGTCACGCTCGACAACGGGCGCGACCACACGCGACCGAACACCCTCGGCCCCAACACGCTGCTCGAGTACGCCGCGACGCTCGACGCGCTCACGGCGAGGGCCGCCGCGGGCGAGATCCACGCGGTGGCGGTGACGGGCAAGCCCTTCATCCTCGCCGCGGGCGCCGATCTCTCGAAGGTGTCGCTGCTGCCCAGCCGCGAAGCCGCCCTGCGCATCGCCCAGCTCGGCCACCACGCACTCGGCAAGCTCGCGAGCGTGGGCGTGCCGTCGTTCGCGTTCATCAACGGACTCGCCCTCGGCGGCGGCGTCGAGATCGGCCTGCACGCCGACTACCGCACGGTCGACGCGTCGCTGCCGGCACTCGCGCTGCCCGAGGTCTTCCTCGGCATGATCCCCGGCTGGGGCGGCGCGACCCTCCTGCCGAACCTCATCGGCATCGAGAACGCGCTGAAGATCGTCGTCGAGAACCCGCTCAAGCAGAACCGGACCATCAAGGCGCCCGACGTGCTCGAGCTCGGCATCGCCGACGTGATGTTCCCGTCGGTGAACTACCTCGAGGACTCGATCCGCTGGGCCGACGACGTGATCTCCGGTCGTGTGAAGGTCAAGCGCCCGAACGAGCCCGGCAAGGTCGAGCGCCTCGTCAAGTGGGATGCCGCGATCGGCATCGCGAAGAAGATGCTGCAGAGCCGCATCGGCACCGTGCCGAAGTCGCCGTACGCGGCCCTCGACCTGCTCAAGGCCGCCAAGTCGGGAACACGCGAGGAGGGCTTCGCGCGCGAGGACGAGATGCTCGCCGACCTCGTCTCGGGCGACCAGTTCCATGCCTCGATGTACTCGTTCAACCTCGTGCAGAAACGCGCCAAGCGCCCGGCCGGTGCGCCCGACAAGGCGCTCGCGAAGAAGGTCACCAAGGTCGGCGTCCTCGGTGCCGGGTACATGGCCAGTCAGTTCGCACTGCTCTTCGTGCGCCGGCTGCAGGTCCCGGTGATCATCACCGACCTCGACCAGGAACGCGTCGACAAGGGCGTGGCGTACATCGCCGGCGAGATCGACGCGCTGCACGGCAAGGGCCGCATCTCGTCCGACGAGGCCAACCGGCTCAAGGCACTCGTGCGCGGCACGACCGACAAGGCCGAGTTCGCCGACTGCGACTGGGTCATCGAGGCCGTCTTCGAGGAGCTCGCCATCAAGCAGGACGTCTTCGCCGAGATCGAGAAGATCGTCTCGCCCGAGGCCGTCCTCGCGACGAACACCTCTTCGCTCTCGGTCGAGCAGATCGGCGCGAAGCTCGCGAACCCCGAGCGCGTGGTGGGCTTCCACTTCTTCACGCCCGTCGCGGTCATGCCGCTCATCGAGGTCGTGAAGACCACGAAGACGGATGACGCGACGCTCTCGACCGCCATGGTGACGGCCGCGAAGCTGAAGAAGAACGCGGTGATCACGGCCGACACCCCCGGCTTCGTGGTCAACCGCCTGCTCGCGGTGCTCCTGGGCGAGGCGATGCGCGCGGTCGACGAGGGCACCTCGTTCGAGACCGTCGACCAGGCCATGGCGCCGCTCGGCCTCCCGATGTCGCCGTCGGCGCTGCTCGACCTCGTCGGGCTCAAGGTCGGCGCGCACGTGCTGGACACCCACCACGCGGCGTTCCCCGACCGCTTCTACCGTTCGGAGAACCTGCACGCGCTGGCCGACCACGGCACGCTGCTCGAGAAGGACGACAAGGGCAAGGTCAAGGGCTTCGACAAGGGCGCCCTGAAGATCGTGGCCGGCGGCACGAACCCGTCGAGCCCCGACGAGATCCTCACCCGCCTCCAGGACGGGCTGGCGCGCGAGACCAGGCTCATGCTCGACGGCGAGGTCGTCGCCGCAGCCGAGGACATCGACCTCTGCATGATCCTCGGCGCGGGCTTCCCGTTCCAGATGGGCGGGCTGACGCCGTACCTCGACCGAGTCGGTGCCTCGGAGCGCGTCTTCGGCGCCACCTTCCACGACCCGCGGGTCGAGGGCGTCGAGGGCTGA